A single window of Populus nigra chromosome 17, ddPopNigr1.1, whole genome shotgun sequence DNA harbors:
- the LOC133677518 gene encoding uncharacterized protein LOC133677518: MEWQKKAEVAEEITKAVKAELRNRITEYDELSNKNGLIQKELAKVKRSTKGKMSVDKEMMDSLEKGRSLLLKKLEVEKEKNRLAHLDIEEERRIRAQYMMQLEEERSSRKAAESDMRDYQKRAESSKGRMMALQSKMEIREEELKEMRSHYFEMEEELSKAKQERQECQDYMDSFTVQINSKIAELDIEKEELQRVRDKLARSEDMVRVLERSNEALGASNEVIIADNTVFHDKIRHVTKQVEQAARYAERLQQQATQVGNDASKYREYMAAITCFIGDLANRGNAF, from the coding sequence ATGGAGTGGCAGAAAAAGGCCGAGGTAGctgaagaaataacaaaagcGGTTAAAGCTGAGTTAAGGAATCGAATAACTGAGTATGATGAGCTGTCTAACAAAAACGGGCTCATACAAAAAGAGTTGGCTAAGGTTAAGAGATCAACCAAAGGCAAGATGAGTGTCGATAAAGAGATGATGGATTCCTTGGAAAAGGGAAGGAGCCTGCTTTTAAAGAAGCTAgaagttgaaaaagagaaaaatcggCTAGCCCATCTCGACATAGAAGAGGAAAGAAGGATCAGAGCTCAATATATGATGCAATTGGAGGAAGAGAGAAGTTCGAGAAAGGCGGCAGAGTCTGATATGAGAGATTACCAGAAGAGAGCCGAGTCTTCGAAAGGAAGGATGATGGCTTTACAATCGAAGATGGAGATACGAGAAGAAGAGTTAAAAGAGATGAGAAGCCACTACTTCGAGATGGAAGAGGAGCTCAGTAAGGCTAAGCAAGAGCGTCAAGAATGTCAAGACTACATGGACAGCTTTACagttcaaattaactccaaaatagcCGAGCTGGATATCGAAAAGGAAGAACTACAGAGGGTAAGGGATAAGTTGGCCCGGTCAGAGGATATGGTCCGGGTGTTGGAAAGAAGTAATGAAGCCCTAGGAGCCAGCAACGAAGTGATAATTGCAGATAACACCGTTTTCCATGATAAGATAAGGCACGTAACGAAGCAGGTAGAGCAAGCAGCCCGCTATGCAGAAAGATTGCAACAACAAGCTACCCAAGTTGGAAATGACGCTTCAAAGTACCGAGAATATATGGCGGCCATCACCTGTTTTATTGGGGACTTAGCTAATAGAGGAAATGCCTTTTAA